The Roseicyclus marinus genome has a segment encoding these proteins:
- a CDS encoding AsmA family protein, producing MMRWVFRAFGGLVVVAVLMFGALFAVPADRIASVAADRLSQTLGREVRLSGEVRPTLWPYLGVRAEGLRVGNPDWAGDAPLIAAEALSLRVPWSAALAGEVRIEEITLIAPEITLVRAADGRVSWSFDAAGVPEGVAPSSSTAEPAPGTTTTPTADAERVLAVTAAEISGGRFTYLDQGSGDRLSIDDLDARLSLPAEGAATIAGSATVNGTALDLDARIGDPRRLSGGGISAITAALDWAGGAARFDGQAGLHPSFAGDLDIDATDLGPLLAILGAAMPDLPQGYGRDRLAFSGEVTLTAEGSLHLRGGALGLDDTALALDLDVTPGADRPMVRGAISGARLALPDAGGAAPAPASGGGATASGSGTSGAGAAAASASGWSRAPIDVSGLFAVDAELVLAVERLEGAGVTLGPARLRAGLNAGRLVLDIERIGTYGGVLAGQFVVNGRGGLSVRTDLILADVDLNPLLADLAGYDRLEGRGSLGLQVLGVGNDMATLMSSLEGEGDFALGTGAIRGLDLAGMIRNFDPSFRGEGARTVYDGVSANVTFSQGVMSNDDLRLDAPWGEVTGAGRVNIGAQTLDYRLTPAVLRAEAGAALRVPILITGSWADPSIRPDLEFLAEQELAEEAARLEAEARARLDAEAARLEEEARNRINEALGTQFDATTTEEAARDELERRLREEAEQQLLRLLGRN from the coding sequence ATGATGCGGTGGGTTTTTCGCGCGTTCGGTGGGTTGGTGGTCGTTGCGGTCCTGATGTTCGGGGCCTTGTTCGCAGTGCCCGCCGACAGGATCGCCTCGGTCGCGGCGGACCGGCTGTCGCAGACGCTGGGCCGCGAGGTGCGCCTGTCGGGCGAGGTGCGCCCGACGCTCTGGCCCTATCTGGGTGTCCGGGCCGAAGGACTGCGCGTCGGCAATCCCGATTGGGCGGGCGATGCGCCCTTGATCGCCGCCGAAGCGCTCAGCCTGCGCGTGCCATGGTCCGCGGCGCTGGCCGGTGAGGTTCGGATCGAGGAAATCACGCTGATCGCGCCCGAGATCACGCTGGTCCGGGCCGCCGATGGCCGCGTCAGCTGGAGCTTTGACGCGGCGGGCGTGCCGGAAGGGGTCGCGCCCTCCAGCAGCACGGCAGAGCCCGCGCCCGGCACCACAACCACACCGACCGCCGATGCCGAGCGGGTTCTTGCCGTCACGGCGGCGGAAATCAGCGGTGGCCGGTTCACCTATCTCGATCAGGGGAGCGGGGATCGGCTCAGCATCGACGATCTGGACGCGCGATTGAGCCTGCCCGCCGAGGGCGCGGCCACCATCGCGGGCAGCGCCACGGTCAACGGTACCGCGCTGGATCTCGACGCCCGGATCGGCGATCCGCGCCGCCTGTCCGGGGGCGGAATTTCCGCGATCACGGCTGCGCTGGACTGGGCCGGGGGCGCGGCGCGGTTCGACGGGCAGGCGGGGCTGCACCCCTCCTTTGCGGGTGATCTGGACATCGACGCGACGGATCTGGGGCCATTGCTGGCGATCCTCGGGGCCGCGATGCCCGACCTGCCCCAAGGCTATGGCCGTGATCGGCTTGCGTTTTCCGGCGAGGTCACGCTGACGGCGGAGGGGTCTTTGCACCTGAGGGGGGGCGCGCTCGGGCTTGACGATACCGCCTTGGCGCTGGACCTCGACGTGACGCCGGGGGCCGACCGGCCCATGGTGCGCGGTGCCATCAGCGGCGCGAGGCTCGCCCTGCCCGACGCGGGCGGCGCGGCACCGGCACCGGCGTCCGGCGGTGGCGCCACGGCAAGCGGCTCCGGGACAAGTGGCGCTGGTGCGGCGGCGGCTTCCGCGTCGGGCTGGTCGCGCGCGCCCATCGATGTTTCGGGCCTGTTCGCGGTCGATGCCGAGCTGGTTCTTGCCGTCGAACGGCTGGAAGGCGCGGGCGTGACGCTTGGCCCGGCGCGTCTGCGCGCGGGGTTGAACGCGGGGCGGCTGGTTCTCGATATCGAGCGGATCGGGACCTATGGCGGTGTTCTGGCAGGTCAGTTCGTGGTCAATGGTCGGGGCGGATTGTCGGTGCGGACCGACCTGATCCTTGCCGATGTCGATCTCAATCCCTTGCTTGCGGATCTTGCCGGTTACGACCGGCTCGAGGGGCGCGGGAGCCTTGGTTTACAGGTGCTTGGCGTGGGCAACGACATGGCCACGCTGATGTCGAGCCTTGAGGGCGAAGGCGATTTCGCGCTGGGCACCGGGGCGATCCGGGGGCTGGATCTGGCGGGGATGATCCGCAATTTCGACCCGTCCTTCCGGGGGGAGGGTGCGCGCACGGTCTATGACGGGGTCAGCGCCAATGTCACCTTTTCGCAGGGGGTTATGAGCAATGACGATCTGCGGCTCGACGCGCCATGGGGCGAGGTCACGGGGGCGGGTCGGGTGAACATCGGCGCGCAGACGCTGGATTACCGGCTGACGCCTGCCGTGCTGCGCGCAGAGGCCGGCGCGGCCTTGCGCGTGCCGATCCTGATCACCGGATCCTGGGCCGATCCGAGCATCCGTCCGGACCTGGAATTCCTTGCAGAGCAAGAACTTGCCGAAGAAGCCGCGCGGCTCGAGGCGGAAGCGCGGGCGCGGCTTGACGCGGA
- the cutA gene encoding divalent-cation tolerance protein CutA, with translation MIHVTTTCPDAPSAERLARAALLERVAACVNIMPGLRSLYHWDGGIAEDDEVLVIFKTAETARAALVAFIEAEHPYDLPVITWEKLETTPEAAAWLARETR, from the coding sequence ATGATCCACGTCACGACCACCTGCCCCGACGCGCCCAGCGCCGAGCGTCTGGCCCGCGCGGCCCTGCTGGAACGCGTTGCCGCCTGCGTCAATATCATGCCGGGGCTGCGCAGCCTTTATCATTGGGACGGCGGCATCGCGGAGGATGACGAGGTGCTCGTGATCTTCAAGACGGCGGAAACGGCGCGTGCGGCGCTGGTCGCCTTCATCGAGGCCGAGCATCCCTATGACCTGCCCGTCATCACCTGGGAAAAGCTGGAAACGACGCCCGAAGCCGCCGCCTGGCTCGCCCGGGAAACGCGCTGA
- a CDS encoding M48 family metallopeptidase gives MRLPPLIVLAALLVSGCVQVMVPPPPPTPDIAARARQAVLNFGEVVERVEPVAEQVCREQTPDQPCDFVIYVDRAPESGVNAFHTLDPTGRPAIIFTLGLIAVARNTDELAFIMGHEAGHHIGRHLPQARMQAAQGARVFSDLARARGATQVEVSEAAQIGAIVASREFGQRAELEADAIGTIIAERAGYDAWVGAGFFTRIPDPARDFLSTHPPNAARIDVVRRTLQAIRGPGA, from the coding sequence ATGCGCCTGCCGCCCCTCATCGTTCTTGCCGCGCTTTTGGTGTCGGGCTGCGTGCAGGTCATGGTGCCGCCGCCCCCGCCGACGCCCGATATCGCGGCCCGCGCGCGGCAGGCGGTTCTCAATTTCGGCGAGGTGGTGGAGCGTGTGGAACCCGTCGCCGAACAGGTCTGCCGCGAACAGACCCCCGACCAGCCGTGCGATTTCGTCATCTATGTCGACCGCGCCCCCGAAAGCGGCGTCAACGCCTTTCACACGCTCGATCCCACGGGGCGGCCTGCCATCATCTTCACGCTCGGCCTGATCGCGGTGGCGCGCAACACCGATGAACTGGCCTTCATCATGGGGCACGAAGCGGGCCATCACATCGGCCGCCACTTGCCGCAGGCCCGGATGCAGGCGGCCCAGGGCGCGCGGGTGTTTTCCGATCTGGCGCGGGCGCGCGGGGCCACGCAGGTCGAGGTCTCCGAAGCAGCCCAGATCGGGGCCATCGTCGCCTCCCGCGAATTCGGTCAGCGCGCCGAGCTGGAGGCCGATGCCATCGGCACGATCATCGCGGAACGCGCGGGCTATGACGCATGGGTCGGGGCGGGGTTCTTCACCCGCATCCCCGATCCCGCCCGCGACTTTCTGTCGACGCATCCGCCCAACGCGGCCCGGATCGACGTGGTGCGCCGTACCTTGCAGGCGATCCGCGGCCCGGGCGCTTGA
- a CDS encoding DUF6455 family protein, translating into MSDANPHPLGPENRHYWLAVTMSRKTGADMQRALEEGVIDHADWAALVHRCRGCGWSDGCNTWFAAQGDAAAEVPTTCPNAPVFARVLAALAPA; encoded by the coding sequence GTGAGCGATGCCAACCCCCATCCGCTCGGCCCCGAGAATCGTCACTACTGGCTGGCGGTGACCATGTCCCGCAAGACGGGGGCCGACATGCAGCGCGCGCTGGAGGAGGGGGTGATCGACCACGCGGATTGGGCGGCCTTGGTGCATCGCTGCCGGGGCTGCGGTTGGTCCGACGGGTGCAACACGTGGTTTGCCGCGCAGGGCGACGCGGCGGCCGAGGTCCCGACGACTTGCCCCAACGCACCCGTCTTTGCCCGCGTCCTGGCGGCATTGGCCCCCGCCTGA
- the rimO gene encoding 30S ribosomal protein S12 methylthiotransferase RimO, which yields MSQNPPQLRPDLARAEVPDTARPGQPRIGMVSLGCPKALVDSERILTRLRAEGYAISPDYAGAEAVIVNTCGFLDSAKVESLEAIGEALRENGRVIVTGCLGAEPEYITGAHPSVLAVTGPHQYEQVLDAVHAAVPPAPDPFIDLLPPAGVKLTPRHYSYLKIAEGCDHKCKFCIIPDMRGRLQSRPAKAVLREAEKLVEAGVKELLVISQDTSAYGTDWKGRDSKFPILDLSRDLSTLGAWIRLHYVYPYPHVRDLIPLMADPSNGLLPYLDIPFQHAHPDTLRRMARPAAASRTLDEIAAWRRDCPDITLRSTFIVGYPGETEAEFQTLLDWLEEAQLDRVGCFQYENVAGARSNALPDHVPEEVKQDRWDRFMQKAQAISEAKLAAKVGRNLTVLVDAVDEDGATCRTMSDAPEIDGNLFIDEGFDGLAPGDMVEVEVEEAGEYDLWGRIRA from the coding sequence ATGAGCCAGAACCCGCCCCAGCTACGCCCCGACCTCGCCCGCGCCGAGGTGCCCGACACCGCCCGCCCCGGACAACCCCGGATCGGCATGGTCAGTCTTGGCTGTCCCAAGGCGCTGGTGGACAGTGAACGCATCCTGACCCGGCTGCGCGCCGAAGGCTACGCGATCTCGCCCGATTACGCGGGCGCGGAGGCCGTCATCGTGAACACCTGCGGGTTCCTGGACAGCGCCAAGGTCGAAAGCCTCGAGGCGATCGGCGAGGCGCTGCGCGAAAACGGTCGGGTGATCGTGACCGGGTGCCTGGGCGCCGAGCCGGAGTATATCACCGGCGCGCATCCCTCGGTTCTGGCGGTGACGGGCCCGCATCAATACGAGCAGGTGCTCGATGCGGTCCATGCCGCCGTACCGCCCGCGCCCGATCCGTTCATCGACCTTTTGCCGCCTGCAGGCGTCAAGCTGACGCCGCGCCATTACAGCTATCTCAAGATCGCCGAAGGCTGCGATCACAAGTGCAAGTTCTGCATCATTCCCGACATGCGTGGCCGTCTGCAATCGCGCCCGGCCAAGGCCGTTCTGCGCGAGGCCGAAAAGCTGGTCGAGGCAGGCGTGAAAGAGCTTCTGGTGATCAGCCAGGACACGAGCGCCTATGGCACGGACTGGAAAGGGCGCGACAGCAAGTTTCCAATTCTCGATCTATCCAGAGATTTATCCACATTGGGTGCCTGGATTCGCTTGCACTATGTCTATCCCTACCCGCATGTGCGCGATCTGATCCCGCTGATGGCTGACCCCTCGAACGGGCTTTTGCCCTATCTCGACATCCCGTTCCAGCACGCCCATCCCGACACGCTGAGGCGCATGGCGCGGCCCGCCGCTGCCTCGCGCACGCTGGATGAAATCGCGGCATGGCGGCGCGACTGTCCTGACATCACGCTGCGCTCCACCTTCATCGTGGGCTATCCCGGCGAGACGGAGGCGGAATTCCAGACCCTGCTCGACTGGCTGGAGGAGGCGCAGCTCGATCGCGTGGGCTGCTTCCAATACGAGAATGTCGCGGGTGCCCGGTCGAACGCCCTGCCCGATCATGTGCCCGAAGAGGTCAAGCAGGATCGCTGGGACCGTTTCATGCAAAAGGCGCAGGCCATTTCCGAAGCAAAGCTCGCGGCCAAGGTCGGGCGCAATCTGACGGTGCTGGTCGATGCCGTGGACGAGGACGGCGCGACCTGCCGGACCATGTCGGACGCACCCGAGATCGACGGGAACCTTTTCATCGACGAGGGATTCGACGGGCTTGCCCCCGGCGACATGGTCGAGGTCGAGGTGGAAGAGGCCGGGGAATACGACCTTTGGGGCCGCATCCGCGCTTGA
- a CDS encoding thiol-disulfide oxidoreductase DCC family protein, whose translation MAQTRILYNDRCPICRAEITHYRKRATAAGAPLSFEDLNSADLGDWALTADQAKRRLHAALPDGRIVSGIPAFAAIWAVLPGMGWLARLVQMPGIRGLADFAYNRIAAPWLYRRQMRRERQGLAQRDGQA comes from the coding sequence ATGGCGCAGACACGCATCCTTTACAATGATCGCTGCCCGATCTGCCGGGCCGAGATCACGCATTACCGCAAGCGCGCGACGGCGGCTGGCGCGCCCCTGTCCTTCGAGGATCTGAACAGCGCGGATCTGGGCGATTGGGCCCTGACGGCGGATCAGGCCAAGCGGCGGCTTCATGCTGCACTGCCCGATGGGCGTATCGTAAGCGGCATTCCCGCCTTTGCGGCGATCTGGGCCGTGCTGCCCGGCATGGGATGGCTGGCGCGGCTGGTCCAGATGCCGGGGATAAGAGGATTGGCCGATTTCGCCTATAACCGGATCGCGGCCCCGTGGCTCTATCGCCGCCAGATGCGCCGCGAAAGGCAGGGCCTTGCCCAGAGGGACGGGCAGGCCTAG
- a CDS encoding DUF6455 family protein, whose protein sequence is MGDSPDRAGKGPAMPSDKTRDHHEALMGRMARTLGADLDDAELRGDLPPEMRDDMLSACTGCADPTGCAHWLSRRSEAEAAPGFCRNRDILQALAAE, encoded by the coding sequence ATGGGGGATTCCCCCGACAGGGCAGGAAAGGGTCCGGCGATGCCGTCCGACAAGACACGAGACCATCACGAAGCTTTGATGGGCCGCATGGCCCGGACACTCGGCGCCGATCTCGACGATGCCGAATTGCGGGGCGATCTGCCGCCCGAGATGCGCGATGACATGCTGTCGGCCTGCACCGGCTGCGCGGATCCCACCGGTTGCGCCCATTGGCTTTCCCGGCGGTCCGAGGCCGAGGCCGCACCCGGCTTTTGCCGCAACCGCGATATCCTTCAGGCCCTCGCCGCCGAATGA